One segment of Pseudanabaena sp. PCC 6802 DNA contains the following:
- a CDS encoding SIMPL domain-containing protein, translated as MNGPVKPVKQNMESIAKAARIAVLPLLICFSVMDLPAAIAQEVRPARTLVVTGQGDRPVQTTKARVQLGVEVEAKTAQDVQVEIARKANAIVAKLQELNVEKLQTTNITLNPKYVFENNRQRQVGFTGQASVSFVTSLDKAGNTMDAAVNSGANRVDQISFIAPEDAIRAARNASLQDAVKDAQAQADAVLGALNLKVQSVRTIQVNNASPIQPVFTNRAALQAVDAAPPTPVIGGEQRVQTSVTVEFSY; from the coding sequence ATGAACGGACCTGTGAAGCCAGTAAAGCAAAATATGGAAAGTATCGCCAAAGCTGCTAGAATCGCAGTCTTGCCTCTATTAATTTGTTTTAGCGTGATGGATTTACCTGCGGCGATCGCTCAAGAAGTTCGTCCTGCCAGAACTTTAGTTGTAACCGGACAGGGCGATCGCCCCGTGCAAACTACTAAAGCTCGCGTCCAGCTTGGTGTGGAAGTAGAAGCCAAAACCGCGCAGGATGTGCAGGTGGAAATTGCCCGTAAAGCTAATGCGATCGTCGCTAAGCTGCAAGAGCTTAATGTCGAGAAACTGCAAACTACAAATATCACGCTCAACCCCAAATACGTCTTCGAAAATAATCGCCAGCGCCAGGTAGGTTTTACGGGACAAGCCAGCGTTAGTTTCGTCACCTCCCTCGACAAAGCGGGCAATACAATGGATGCAGCCGTTAACTCTGGTGCCAATCGCGTCGATCAAATAAGCTTTATTGCGCCCGAAGATGCCATCCGCGCCGCCCGTAATGCTTCGTTGCAAGATGCGGTCAAAGACGCACAAGCACAAGCTGATGCCGTACTCGGCGCGCTCAATCTCAAAGTACAATCCGTCCGCACCATCCAGGTAAATAACGCTTCGCCAATTCAACCAGTATTTACTAATCGCGCTGCGCTTCAAGCTGTCGATGCCGCTCCGCCTACACCCGTAATTGGTGGCGAACAAAGAGTTCAAACCTCTGTTACTGTAGAGTTTAGTTATTAG
- a CDS encoding iron-containing alcohol dehydrogenase family protein yields the protein MVANTIDSLPMLAIAPAQVWRGQGIISQLGDYLSRWRYGVSRSILVVAGARAKDLIAPHLERAAIATQATIHYAPAIADCTETNLAILREEISTHQIATIVGAGGGKALDTAKLAGDLANLPVVTIPTTGATCAAWTALSNVYSEAGAFSYDVALGRCPDLMVVDYDLIATAPQRTLVAGIGDAIAKWYEASVSSGSSDRTMVIAAVQEARILRDILLQKSKEAIENLGGDVWREVVDATVCLAGVIGGVGGAQCRTVAAHAVHNGLTHLLQSHGTLHGEKVAYGILVQLRLEEFQGSQLATTARHQLLKFYDDIGLPKNLADLGLADVTLRELETAAIVACRPESDIHRLPFTVSPSQLTAAMVSTTAPISIRD from the coding sequence ATGGTCGCAAATACTATTGATAGCTTACCAATGCTGGCGATCGCTCCAGCACAAGTTTGGCGCGGTCAGGGAATTATCTCACAACTTGGCGATTACTTATCTCGTTGGCGGTATGGGGTTAGTCGTAGTATTTTGGTCGTGGCGGGAGCCAGGGCAAAAGATTTAATTGCTCCCCATCTAGAGCGTGCCGCGATCGCAACTCAGGCAACAATTCATTATGCACCCGCGATCGCGGATTGTACGGAAACTAACCTCGCCATTTTACGCGAGGAAATCTCCACCCATCAGATCGCCACAATTGTTGGTGCGGGCGGCGGTAAAGCCTTAGATACCGCCAAACTTGCAGGCGATCTAGCTAATTTGCCTGTAGTGACGATTCCGACAACAGGTGCTACCTGCGCGGCCTGGACGGCTTTGAGTAATGTCTATAGCGAAGCAGGGGCATTTAGTTATGACGTGGCGCTCGGTCGCTGTCCCGACTTAATGGTAGTGGACTACGATCTGATTGCGACGGCACCACAGCGTACGCTGGTGGCAGGGATAGGCGATGCGATCGCCAAATGGTACGAAGCATCAGTCAGTAGTGGTAGCAGCGATCGCACCATGGTAATTGCAGCGGTGCAGGAAGCCAGGATCTTGCGCGATATTCTGTTGCAAAAGTCCAAAGAAGCGATCGAAAATCTGGGTGGAGATGTCTGGCGCGAGGTTGTAGATGCCACGGTTTGCCTAGCAGGTGTAATTGGTGGGGTTGGTGGCGCTCAGTGTCGCACAGTTGCCGCCCATGCCGTCCATAATGGCCTGACGCATTTGTTGCAATCCCACGGCACTTTGCACGGTGAAAAGGTAGCCTATGGTATTCTCGTGCAGTTACGCCTGGAAGAATTTCAAGGCAGCCAATTAGCTACCACTGCCAGACACCAGCTACTCAAGTTCTACGATGATATCGGACTACCCAAAAATTTAGCAGATTTAGGTTTAGCGGACGTGACATTACGGGAATTAGAAACTGCGGCTATCGTCGCTTGCCGACCGGAATCAGATATTCATCGCCTTCCCTTTACGGTTTCTCCCAGCCAACTAACAGCAGCTATGGTTTCTACTACAGCACCAATCTCAATAAGGGACTAG
- the hemH gene encoding ferrochelatase, with protein sequence MSSRVGVLLLNLGGPDKLEDVYMFLYNLFSDPDLIRLPLRFLQKPIATLIAATRAPVSQQNYALIGGKSPLREITEAQAEAIATALEHRGQPVKVYVGMRYWKPYTEEALAQIKQDGITKLIVLPLYPQFSISTSGSSFKLIDRLWENDKELQKIERITIESWYDRPGYIKAMSEAIDTKMHAFDDPDRVHIFFSAHGVPKKYVSEYGDPYQVEIENCVDLIMRSLRQHYGRFNAHTLAYQSRVGPVEWLQPYTEEAIAQLAKRGIKDLLVIPISFISEHIETLQEIDMEYREVAESVGIHHFERVPALNVHPLFINDLADIVLESLGGVESKAVTA encoded by the coding sequence ATGAGTAGCCGTGTTGGTGTTTTGCTATTAAATCTCGGAGGGCCAGATAAGCTAGAGGATGTTTACATGTTTCTCTACAATCTGTTCTCTGACCCGGATTTGATCCGCCTTCCGCTAAGATTTCTGCAAAAACCCATTGCTACACTGATTGCAGCGACACGCGCACCCGTGTCCCAACAAAACTATGCCCTTATTGGTGGTAAGTCTCCACTACGCGAAATTACTGAGGCGCAGGCAGAAGCGATCGCCACCGCTTTAGAACATCGCGGGCAGCCTGTTAAAGTATATGTGGGAATGCGCTATTGGAAGCCCTACACCGAGGAAGCTCTGGCGCAAATAAAGCAGGATGGAATCACCAAGCTGATCGTATTGCCGCTCTATCCTCAGTTTTCAATCAGTACCAGCGGTTCCAGTTTTAAGCTAATCGATCGGCTCTGGGAAAATGACAAAGAACTGCAAAAGATCGAGCGCATCACGATTGAATCCTGGTACGACCGTCCCGGATATATTAAAGCCATGAGCGAGGCGATCGATACGAAGATGCACGCCTTTGACGACCCCGATCGCGTACATATATTTTTCAGCGCCCACGGCGTACCCAAGAAGTACGTAAGCGAGTACGGCGATCCCTATCAAGTCGAAATCGAAAACTGCGTTGACCTGATCATGCGATCGCTGCGCCAGCACTACGGACGCTTTAACGCCCATACTCTGGCATACCAAAGTCGCGTCGGCCCTGTTGAGTGGTTGCAGCCCTACACTGAAGAAGCGATCGCCCAGTTGGCTAAGCGCGGCATCAAAGATTTGCTCGTAATTCCCATTAGTTTCATCTCAGAGCATATCGAGACGCTACAAGAAATTGATATGGAATACCGTGAAGTTGCTGAATCTGTTGGCATTCACCACTTTGAGCGCGTTCCCGCACTCAACGTCCATCCCTTATTTATCAACGACCTTGCAGATATCGTGTTGGAATCTTTAGGTGGAGTTGAATCTAAAGCTGTAACTGCTTAA
- a CDS encoding PolC-type DNA polymerase III — translation MLDTLSQTALSSANLLAYYRYICEQPFTVVDVETTGIGVDRSRVIEVSVLRASIRDGFQEQVTYLINPQVPIPPQIACLTGIYQSMVDGAPAAAEVWRECLPMLQQGILTAHNLPFDYAFLQAEYDRLGILFVLPPEQKFCTLALARLLLPELRSRSLPALVQHFNFDVGRSHRAEADTLACWMLAKQLLAEIRNMDDEALLDMFAQQWINATAAAALLGCSESEVSSLMKRSRASSSSRSRSGTSRYRRGDIESLL, via the coding sequence GTGCTCGACACCCTCAGTCAAACAGCTTTGAGTTCGGCCAATTTACTTGCCTACTATCGCTATATCTGCGAGCAACCCTTCACTGTCGTCGATGTGGAAACCACAGGAATCGGTGTCGATCGCAGCCGTGTAATTGAAGTATCCGTATTGCGGGCAAGCATTCGAGATGGCTTTCAAGAACAGGTTACCTATTTAATTAATCCGCAAGTACCGATCCCGCCACAGATCGCGTGTTTGACTGGGATTTATCAGTCTATGGTGGATGGTGCACCTGCTGCGGCTGAAGTGTGGAGGGAGTGCTTGCCAATGTTACAACAGGGCATTCTCACCGCACATAATTTGCCATTTGACTATGCTTTTTTGCAAGCGGAATACGATCGCTTGGGAATTTTATTTGTCCTTCCTCCCGAGCAAAAGTTCTGCACTTTAGCACTAGCCCGCCTTCTGTTACCGGAATTAAGATCGCGATCGCTGCCCGCCCTCGTGCAACATTTTAATTTTGATGTGGGGCGATCGCACCGTGCCGAGGCAGATACGCTCGCCTGTTGGATGCTGGCAAAGCAATTGCTCGCTGAGATCCGTAACATGGACGATGAAGCATTACTGGATATGTTTGCCCAACAGTGGATTAATGCCACCGCTGCTGCCGCCCTATTGGGATGCAGCGAGTCTGAAGTAAGCAGTTTAATGAAGCGATCGCGGGCATCCTCAAGCTCCCGCAGTCGCAGCGGTACCAGTCGCTATCGACGTGGAGACATAGAAAGCTTGCTATGA
- a CDS encoding HU family DNA-binding protein has translation MNKGELVDAISGRASVTKKDIEAVLTATLEVIVDAVSSGDRVTLVGFGSFESRDRQAREGRNPKTGEVMTIPATKVPAFSAGKQFKEKVAPPKADAKGPAKKGKGK, from the coding sequence ATGAATAAAGGCGAATTAGTCGATGCTATCTCCGGTCGTGCGTCAGTCACCAAGAAAGATATTGAAGCTGTCCTTACAGCAACGCTTGAGGTAATTGTTGATGCAGTCTCATCTGGAGACAGAGTAACGCTGGTTGGTTTTGGCTCGTTTGAGTCCCGCGATCGCCAAGCACGGGAGGGTCGTAACCCCAAAACTGGTGAAGTAATGACCATTCCTGCCACCAAAGTACCAGCCTTCTCTGCTGGTAAGCAGTTTAAAGAAAAAGTAGCACCTCCCAAAGCGGATGCAAAAGGCCCAGCCAAGAAAGGCAAAGGTAAATAA
- a CDS encoding SRPBCC family protein, whose amino-acid sequence MSDWLEHTVQVEVDRPVERVWSMWSDLEKMPRWMKWIESVKILPDRPDISNWELGSNGFTFTWRSRILKQIPNQIVQWESIDGLPNRGAIRFYDRHHHSTIVKLTVAYAIPGIIGQVMDNLFLGRMVESTLKADLERFRTYAEGATD is encoded by the coding sequence ATGTCCGACTGGCTAGAGCATACGGTACAAGTTGAAGTCGATCGTCCGGTCGAGCGCGTCTGGTCGATGTGGTCGGATCTGGAGAAGATGCCGCGCTGGATGAAGTGGATCGAGTCAGTCAAAATATTGCCCGATCGCCCCGACATATCTAATTGGGAATTGGGTTCTAACGGCTTTACCTTTACCTGGCGATCGCGCATTCTCAAGCAAATACCAAATCAGATCGTGCAATGGGAATCGATTGACGGCCTGCCCAACCGAGGTGCGATCAGGTTTTACGATCGCCACCATCATAGTACGATTGTAAAGCTAACAGTTGCCTACGCTATACCTGGTATCATCGGGCAAGTCATGGACAATTTATTTTTAGGGCGAATGGTAGAGTCCACGCTGAAAGCCGATCTCGAGCGTTTCCGCACCTATGCGGAGGGGGCGACCGACTAG
- a CDS encoding rod shape-determining protein — protein MGILRSFSKDIGIDLGTANTVIYVSGEGIVLQEPSVVAIDKRDNTAYAVGDEANKMIGRTPGDIIAVRPLRDGVIADFDAAEMMLRAFIQRVKRGIFNPRIAIGIPSGVTGVEWRAVMDAARRAGAREVYPIDEPVAAAIGAGLPVTEATGNMIIDIGGGTTEVAVMSLQGIVLSESVRVAGDELNEAIMNYMKKVHNLVVGERTSEEIKIKIGSAYPTNDDASMEVRGLHLLSGMPRTVTVKASEIRESMAEPLSVIVEAVKRTLERTPPELAADIVDRGIMLAGGGALLNGIDTLISHETGIVTHIAPAPLNCVVMGAGHVLEDYKRLSRVLTNRIRNF, from the coding sequence GTGGGTATCTTACGTAGCTTCTCAAAGGATATTGGCATCGACCTAGGTACTGCCAACACTGTTATATATGTCTCAGGCGAGGGCATAGTCTTACAAGAGCCTTCAGTGGTTGCGATCGATAAGCGAGACAATACTGCCTACGCAGTGGGTGATGAAGCCAATAAGATGATTGGTCGTACCCCAGGCGACATTATTGCCGTCAGACCATTACGCGACGGCGTAATTGCCGATTTTGATGCGGCAGAAATGATGCTGCGGGCGTTTATCCAGCGCGTCAAACGCGGCATATTTAATCCGCGCATTGCGATCGGCATTCCCAGTGGAGTAACTGGCGTGGAATGGCGCGCAGTGATGGATGCGGCGCGTCGGGCTGGTGCCAGAGAAGTGTATCCGATCGACGAGCCGGTAGCAGCGGCGATCGGGGCGGGGTTACCAGTAACTGAAGCAACTGGCAATATGATTATCGACATCGGTGGGGGTACCACAGAAGTTGCCGTCATGAGCTTACAGGGCATCGTACTTAGCGAGTCGGTGCGGGTCGCTGGCGACGAGCTTAACGAAGCAATCATGAACTACATGAAAAAAGTGCACAATCTAGTTGTCGGCGAGCGAACATCTGAAGAAATCAAAATTAAAATAGGTTCTGCCTACCCCACAAATGACGATGCCTCGATGGAGGTCAGAGGTTTGCACCTGCTATCTGGAATGCCTCGTACTGTAACTGTTAAAGCCAGCGAGATTCGGGAAAGCATGGCAGAGCCTTTATCAGTGATTGTTGAGGCTGTTAAGCGCACCCTGGAGCGGACTCCACCCGAGCTAGCGGCGGATATTGTAGATCGCGGCATTATGCTTGCTGGTGGTGGTGCTTTGTTAAATGGTATCGATACCTTGATCAGTCATGAAACTGGTATCGTTACTCATATTGCACCGGCACCATTAAACTGCGTAGTGATGGGTGCGGGTCACGTGCTAGAAGACTATAAGAGACTGAGTCGCGTCCTGACGAATCGCATCCGTAATTTCTAG
- a CDS encoding S66 peptidase family protein — MHNLTSRRWFLGSVSGAIAMTAHQLVGQLQASAESQKASTSGVAIKPPMLRSGDTVGMVAPASNVYEQEEIKIAMETMEQYGFKVVLGKHINAQYGYLAGRDKERAEDINEMFRRSDIRGIVTFSGGYGCSRLLPFLDYDLIRQNPKVVVGHSDITALLIGIYQKTGLIGFHGSSGLTGVGDYAIASFRQAIMNSGKIGRVAAPPANGKSVERDNRLVTIVPGRATGQLVGGNLTLVTNLIGSPYEPDTKGKILFLEDVGEEPYRIDRMLTQLWLTGKLQDAAGIALGHFKDCVPKEFQPSFYQTLSLEQVLRDRFEPLGIPTLYNLMFGHIRENAVLPIGAMATLDATARTLTVEENAVV, encoded by the coding sequence ATGCATAATCTAACTTCTCGTCGGTGGTTTTTAGGCAGCGTGTCGGGCGCGATCGCCATGACCGCGCACCAACTAGTCGGTCAGTTACAGGCAAGTGCTGAGTCCCAAAAAGCAAGTACCTCTGGCGTAGCGATCAAGCCACCCATGCTCAGGTCGGGCGACACAGTGGGAATGGTAGCACCTGCGAGTAATGTCTACGAGCAAGAGGAAATTAAAATTGCGATGGAGACGATGGAGCAGTATGGATTTAAGGTCGTATTGGGCAAGCATATCAACGCTCAATATGGATATCTCGCTGGCAGAGATAAAGAGAGAGCTGAGGATATTAATGAAATGTTTCGCCGCTCTGATATTCGCGGTATAGTCACGTTTTCCGGTGGCTATGGCTGCAGCCGCCTGTTACCTTTTCTGGATTACGATCTAATTCGCCAGAATCCCAAAGTCGTGGTCGGGCATAGCGATATTACGGCTTTGCTAATCGGAATTTATCAAAAGACAGGTCTGATTGGATTTCACGGTTCGTCGGGTCTAACGGGTGTAGGCGACTATGCGATCGCCAGTTTCCGCCAGGCAATTATGAACTCTGGCAAAATTGGTAGAGTTGCGGCACCACCAGCTAATGGTAAATCGGTAGAAAGGGATAATCGTCTAGTCACGATCGTTCCGGGTCGGGCTACGGGGCAACTAGTGGGAGGGAATCTCACACTGGTAACGAATCTGATTGGTTCGCCCTACGAACCCGACACTAAGGGCAAAATCCTATTTCTAGAAGATGTGGGCGAAGAACCCTATCGCATTGACCGCATGTTAACGCAACTGTGGCTGACAGGGAAATTGCAGGATGCTGCTGGCATTGCCCTGGGACATTTTAAAGATTGCGTTCCCAAGGAATTCCAACCGAGTTTCTATCAGACGCTAAGTTTAGAACAAGTTTTGCGCGATCGCTTTGAACCCCTAGGCATTCCCACACTATATAACCTCATGTTCGGCCACATTCGAGAGAATGCCGTACTACCGATTGGTGCAATGGCAACCCTAGATGCTACAGCCAGAACCCTCACTGTTGAGGAGAATGCAGTTGTCTAG
- the mreD gene encoding rod shape-determining protein MreD, giving the protein MSLHNLKAPGAKSRFIVSWLVTLLSVLLCTLALHTRLPGMSLMGLGPNWLLIWLVAWSLKRPVLIAAIAGVALGFLQDAITIPSQVILAPTHAIGMGIAGSLTAMLQKQRYMQEDFISVALIVFGMTVITETSLAIQLALIEKNFVAVWMLQQRVALGSAILSSLWSPVLHFPMSRYWRSLEKF; this is encoded by the coding sequence ATGTCGTTACATAACCTCAAGGCCCCTGGAGCAAAGTCCCGTTTTATAGTTAGTTGGCTGGTTACCTTACTGTCAGTTTTGCTATGTACCTTAGCTTTACATACAAGGCTACCCGGCATGAGTTTGATGGGATTAGGACCTAACTGGTTATTAATCTGGCTGGTGGCATGGAGTTTGAAGCGTCCGGTCTTAATTGCCGCGATCGCGGGTGTAGCGTTAGGGTTTCTGCAGGATGCAATTACAATTCCGAGCCAGGTGATACTAGCTCCTACCCATGCTATTGGTATGGGTATCGCAGGCAGTCTGACTGCTATGTTGCAAAAGCAACGTTATATGCAAGAAGACTTTATCTCTGTAGCGTTGATCGTGTTTGGCATGACGGTAATTACTGAGACATCACTGGCAATTCAACTAGCTCTGATAGAGAAAAATTTTGTCGCGGTTTGGATGCTTCAGCAACGGGTTGCTTTGGGATCTGCAATTCTTAGTAGTCTCTGGTCTCCAGTATTGCACTTTCCAATGAGTCGCTACTGGCGATCGCTGGAAAAGTTCTAG
- a CDS encoding ABC transporter permease subunit gives MLMPLLMPIFQAWGILADPNEFLSNPTNAAPSSQYWFGTDALGHDVLARTIAGAGVAWQVVFASTLLSLAIGVPLGTISGYRGGWLDRGLVFVMDSIYTLPSLLLAMTIAFVVGGGVWNAAISLSVAYIPQYYRVIRNQTVSVKNEQYIEAAQALGANTWTVLTRYLGQNVIQSIPVLFTLNAADAILTLVGLGFLGLGVPDDIPEWGHDLKQALDALSTGENIWWTAFFPGLAITLMVVSLSLVGEGLTQRK, from the coding sequence ATGCTAATGCCTTTACTGATGCCAATCTTTCAGGCTTGGGGTATCCTGGCCGATCCCAATGAGTTTCTCAGCAATCCCACCAATGCCGCCCCATCCAGTCAATACTGGTTCGGGACTGATGCCCTCGGTCATGACGTACTGGCTCGCACGATTGCAGGGGCGGGCGTAGCGTGGCAAGTAGTTTTTGCTTCTACTCTGCTCAGTCTCGCCATAGGCGTTCCGCTCGGTACGATCAGCGGCTATCGCGGTGGCTGGCTGGATCGAGGACTGGTGTTTGTAATGGACAGCATTTATACGTTACCAAGTCTCTTGCTTGCCATGACCATTGCTTTTGTAGTAGGAGGAGGCGTGTGGAATGCCGCAATCTCGCTCAGCGTTGCCTATATTCCGCAGTACTACCGCGTGATTCGCAATCAAACTGTTAGCGTTAAAAACGAACAATATATTGAAGCGGCGCAGGCTTTGGGAGCTAACACCTGGACGGTATTGACGCGTTATCTAGGACAAAATGTAATTCAAAGCATTCCCGTATTATTTACGCTAAATGCGGCGGATGCCATTTTAACTTTGGTAGGGTTGGGCTTTTTAGGCTTGGGCGTACCCGATGACATACCAGAATGGGGACACGATCTCAAGCAAGCCTTAGATGCCCTATCTACAGGGGAAAATATTTGGTGGACGGCATTTTTTCCTGGACTCGCAATTACGCTGATGGTGGTAAGCCTGTCTTTAGTAGGTGAAGGTCTAACCCAACGCAAGTGA
- the mreC gene encoding rod shape-determining protein MreC, with translation MESIRRWWERYRLQVLLASLGLAIAWAIRQTQGVALMEIYQLLSRPFQFEYSDKEVLANAQIRELQYRITEIENQNRQLKALLGTKSRLAGRGIWSSVIGRSGDSWWQQIVISRGSSDGINIGALVVGPGGLVGRVASVSPNSSRVLLISDPTSQVGVTISRTRSMGVLHGQAQDLAILEFFDRDPGVKPGDIVLTSPFSSMFPAGIPVGRIKSVNLDKQPAPEAQVEFSVPMGPLEFVRVYPYTESVSELSNSEDRLNPRQ, from the coding sequence ATGGAGTCTATTCGCCGTTGGTGGGAGCGCTATAGGTTACAGGTATTGCTTGCGAGCTTAGGGCTGGCAATTGCCTGGGCAATTAGGCAAACCCAAGGCGTTGCTCTAATGGAGATCTACCAGTTATTAAGTCGTCCTTTTCAGTTTGAATATTCTGATAAGGAGGTGCTTGCGAATGCTCAAATTCGCGAGTTACAGTACCGCATCACTGAGATTGAAAATCAAAATCGTCAGCTTAAGGCGTTATTGGGGACAAAATCGAGGTTAGCAGGACGCGGTATCTGGTCTTCGGTCATTGGTCGTAGCGGTGACTCCTGGTGGCAGCAGATTGTAATCAGTCGCGGTAGCAGTGATGGGATTAATATCGGTGCGTTAGTAGTTGGCCCAGGCGGCCTGGTCGGAAGAGTTGCCAGCGTTTCGCCAAATAGCAGCCGCGTTCTGTTAATTAGCGATCCGACTAGTCAGGTAGGCGTGACGATCAGTCGCACTCGTAGTATGGGGGTGCTGCACGGTCAAGCGCAAGATCTGGCGATTTTGGAATTTTTCGATCGCGATCCGGGAGTCAAACCCGGTGATATTGTCCTCACCTCACCCTTTAGTTCTATGTTTCCAGCGGGAATTCCGGTGGGCAGGATTAAGTCTGTCAACTTAGATAAGCAACCAGCGCCTGAAGCACAAGTAGAGTTCTCTGTACCTATGGGGCCGTTGGAGTTTGTGAGAGTTTACCCTTACACTGAATCTGTATCCGAGCTATCCAATTCCGAAGATAGATTAAACCCCAGACAATAA
- a CDS encoding RecB family exonuclease codes for MTYFLSASKLQTYHRCPQSYHYRYELGLKNVSFFGSAALGTALHQALAQIYRDWHYHHPIPSLEWIDFCWAENCKGLSDAQVHEGQSILTAYYHRYIATQTAIARPIAVEGKIQGSLQIDNLEFALAGRYDRLDWLEEGLELIDYKSTKETKLPEPIELDLQMGLYYLALEQHYHQSLKQLSLIFLRTGEKVTFQATPAQRARVETTIGELAMRLRHDDRWQATPGEQCDRCTYARYCAAVKENPEPLPERVRPRQQLQLVLGL; via the coding sequence ATGACGTATTTTCTGTCTGCTTCAAAACTGCAAACTTATCACCGCTGTCCCCAGTCATATCATTACAGGTATGAGCTTGGATTAAAAAATGTATCTTTTTTTGGATCGGCGGCATTAGGCACGGCATTGCACCAGGCTCTAGCCCAAATTTACCGCGACTGGCACTACCACCATCCGATTCCAAGTTTAGAGTGGATAGATTTTTGCTGGGCGGAAAATTGCAAGGGACTATCCGATGCCCAGGTTCATGAAGGGCAATCCATCTTAACCGCGTACTACCACCGCTATATTGCCACCCAGACAGCGATCGCGCGACCAATTGCCGTTGAGGGCAAAATTCAAGGTAGCTTACAGATCGATAACCTGGAATTTGCGCTTGCGGGTCGCTACGATCGCCTGGATTGGCTAGAGGAGGGGCTGGAGTTGATCGACTATAAATCTACTAAGGAAACCAAATTACCCGAACCAATTGAATTAGATTTACAAATGGGGCTTTACTATTTAGCCCTGGAACAGCATTACCACCAGAGCCTCAAGCAACTCAGTTTGATATTTCTGCGAACGGGAGAGAAAGTTACATTTCAGGCTACCCCAGCCCAAAGAGCAAGAGTAGAAACCACGATCGGCGAGTTAGCCATGCGCTTGCGCCATGACGATCGCTGGCAGGCAACACCAGGGGAGCAGTGCGATCGCTGTACTTATGCCAGGTATTGTGCGGCGGTAAAGGAAAATCCCGAGCCATTACCGGAGCGAGTCAGACCGCGCCAGCAATTACAGTTAGTATTAGGATTGTGA
- a CDS encoding aldo/keto reductase gives MNSQQLGSNQNKLMVGCWQLDDRSWKKISEPDIAHAIDTYISLGVNAFDTADIYGRSEEILGNLLKKRDCQVFTKAVFFSGIPSAMQVRSKIETSLHRLQRDTLDSVQVHWHDSNLDFASTFDTLNELVEQGKIQQIGVTNFNTAMLEKALKFAPIHTHQVQYSLIDRRVEASMQALCLKHNIQLLTYGPLAGGFLSDKFLGMKQPHLQSDHARSFYYSNTIQSHGGWPSTFSMLGTLAEVAQKYDKSISQVALNWVSQQPGVGAVISGLTLSRQQIQSNVEAFGWNLEIEDIELLSRRSAELFIQPGDIYSYERN, from the coding sequence ATGAATTCTCAGCAACTTGGCAGCAACCAGAACAAGCTAATGGTAGGCTGCTGGCAACTTGACGATCGCAGTTGGAAGAAGATCTCAGAACCCGATATTGCCCATGCCATAGATACCTACATTTCTTTGGGCGTTAACGCCTTTGATACGGCTGACATTTACGGACGCAGCGAGGAAATTTTGGGAAATTTACTCAAAAAACGCGACTGTCAAGTTTTTACTAAGGCCGTGTTTTTTAGTGGCATACCCTCTGCCATGCAAGTACGCAGCAAGATTGAAACATCCCTGCACAGGCTGCAAAGAGATACGCTTGACTCCGTGCAGGTTCACTGGCATGACTCTAACCTCGACTTTGCTTCTACCTTTGATACTCTGAATGAGTTGGTGGAGCAAGGTAAAATCCAGCAAATAGGGGTAACTAATTTCAATACCGCCATGCTGGAGAAAGCTCTCAAATTTGCCCCAATTCATACCCATCAAGTCCAATACAGCTTGATCGATCGCCGCGTGGAAGCCTCGATGCAAGCTTTATGCCTCAAGCATAATATTCAATTACTAACCTATGGCCCCCTGGCGGGAGGCTTTTTGTCCGACAAATTTCTCGGCATGAAACAGCCGCATCTTCAGTCAGATCACGCACGGTCGTTTTACTACAGCAATACGATCCAATCTCACGGTGGTTGGCCGAGTACTTTTAGCATGTTAGGGACTCTAGCTGAAGTTGCGCAAAAGTACGATAAATCCATTTCACAAGTAGCACTCAACTGGGTAAGTCAACAACCCGGAGTTGGTGCGGTAATCTCTGGGCTAACTCTGAGTCGCCAGCAGATTCAAAGTAATGTTGAGGCGTTTGGTTGGAACTTAGAAATAGAAGATATCGAACTACTATCAAGGCGATCTGCCGAGCTATTCATTCAACCTGGCGATATTTACTCCTACGAGCGCAATTGA